From one Leguminivora glycinivorella isolate SPB_JAAS2020 chromosome 5, LegGlyc_1.1, whole genome shotgun sequence genomic stretch:
- the LOC125226433 gene encoding lipase 1-like has translation MKATNKPRPNIRVKLPAIGTVALEVLELPSLSLPPGGVGPSQTVSVYISESYESILTVVSEATLAEDGKLDFKQLVNKYGFDVKQYDVVTEDGYILTLFHVPGTLDPVLLFHGIADSSDTFVIRGNTSLIITLAKLGYNLWIGNSRGNLYGRRHVSLNPDTDKKFWDYSFHEVGYYDLAATIDFVCDKTEQDSISVIAHSQGTTAGFVLASTRTEYNEKIKVFIALAPIAFFNHLSPVLFRLFKQVQPSVSFLSQWGMKKFCETMAQLRI, from the exons ATGAAGGCCACCAATAAACCAAGACCAAATATCAGAGTGAAGCTACCAGCAATAGGCACGGTAGCATTAGAAGTATTAGAACTCCCGTCCCTATCATTGCCGCCCGGCGGCGTCGGCCCGAGCCAGACTGTCTCCGTTT atattagTGAATCCTATGAATCGATTCTCACAGTAGTATCAGAAGCTACCTTAGCTGAAGATGGAAAGCTCGATTTTAAACAGTTAGTGAATAAATACGGGTTTGACGTCAAGCAATATGACGTCGTGACGGAAGATGGCTACATTCTCACACTGTTTCACGTCCCAGGAACACTGGACCCTGTTCTGCTGTTTCATGGAATTGCGGATTCTTCAGATACTTTCGTGATTAGAGGCAACACTTCCTTAATTATAACATTAGCGAAATTAGGCTACAACCTGTGGATCGGTAATAGTAGAGGAAACTTGTACGGCCGACGTCACGTCAGTTTGAACCCCGACACTGATAAGAAATTTTGGGACTACAGTTTCCACGAAGTCGGCTATTATGACCTCGCTGCTACTATAGATTTTGTGTGTGACAAAACTGAACAAGATAGCATTTCCGTCATCGCACACTCGCAAGGGACAACTGCAGGATTTGTATTAGCATCGACAAGAACAGAATACAATGAGAAGATCAAGGTTTTTATTGCCTTAGCGCCGATCGCTTTTTTCAATCATTTGTCACCAGTGCTCTTCCGGTTGTTCAAGCAGGTCCAGCCATCAGTGTCCTTTTTAAGTCAGTGGGGTATGAAGAAATTCTGCGAAACCATGGCGCAGCTTCGAATCTAG
- the LOC125226434 gene encoding uncharacterized protein LOC125226434, whose translation MPAELYHIFKFWYVNQVNVVRWSNAYSDPYRLECGVRQGGISSPKLFNLYVNALIEELSSTHVGCHIDDVCFNNLSYADDMVLLSASPCGLRRLLGICEQFARSHGLVYNVKKSECMVFQVRGKDLPPVPPIRLYGTPLNRVESFKYLGHVVTSDLKDDADIERERRALSVRANMVARRFARCSAEVKLTLFRAFCTTFYTSSLWISYTQKQYNALRVQYNNAFRMLMGLPRYCSASGMFANARVDCFYTTMRKRCTSLARRVRDSSIAAS comes from the coding sequence ATGCCTGCTGAACTTTACCACATTTTTAAATTCTGGTATGTTAACCAGGTCAACGTGGTGAGATGGTCAAACGCATACTCAGATCCATACAGGTTGGAGTGCGGGGTGAGGCAGGGAGGTATTTCCTCACCCAAGCTCTTCAACCTGTATGTAAATGCATTAATAGAGGAGCTCAGCAGCACTCATGTCGGCTGCCATATAGACGACGTATGTTTCAACAACTTAAGCTACGCTGACGACATGGTGCTGTTGAGTGCCTCTCCGTGTGGCCTGAGGCGGTTGCTTGGCATCTGTGAGCAATTTGCTCGTAGTCACGGCCTCGTCTACAATGTTAAAAAAAGCGAATGCATGGTCTTTCAGGTCAGAGGTAAAGACCTGCCACCTGTTCCTCCTATACGTTTGTATGGTACTCCATTGAATAGGGTAGAATCTTTTAAATACCTTGGCCATGTGGTTACCTCTGACTTGAAGGACGATGCTGATATTGAGCGAGAGCGAAGGGCGTTGTCTGTTAGGGCAAACATGGTGGCCCGCAGGTTTGCTCGTTGCTCCGCTGAAGTTAAGTTAACTCTCTTTAGAGCCTTCTGTACAACTTTCTACACGAGCAGCCTGTGGATCTCCTATACCCAGAAACAGTACAACGCCCTCCGTGTACAGTACAACAATGCCTTCAGGATGCTGATGGGACTGCCCCGCTACTGCAGTGCATCAGGTATGTTTGCCAATGCTAGAGTAGACTGTTTCTACACCACGATGCGGAAGCGGTGCACATCCCTGGCGCGTAGGGTGCGGGACAGCTCTATAGCGGCCTCCTGA